The Medicago truncatula cultivar Jemalong A17 chromosome 4, MtrunA17r5.0-ANR, whole genome shotgun sequence genome includes a region encoding these proteins:
- the LOC25494051 gene encoding UDP-glucose flavonoid 3-O-glucosyltransferase 7 → MQKHKGSVSATTMDKPLKLYFIPYLAAGHMIPLCDIASLFASRGHFVTIITTHSNAKILPKSNNNFNFQTFQFPSQEVGLPDGIENLSSVSTIDEGWKIYHATTLLHGLIENFVEQHPPDCIVADFLFPWADELAKKLHIPRFVFNGFSLFTICAMESLKLHPLPEDASGSFVIPNFPYDIVINSTPPLESKSFMDPLLTVALKSDGFIINSFVELDGKEYVEYYEKTIGHKAWHLGPASLVRKTTQEKANRGGESEMSVQKYLNWLNSKQDNSVLYISFGTICYFPDKQLYEIASAIEESGYEFIWVVPEKKGKENESDEEKEKWLPREFEERNKGMIVRGWAPQMVILGHPAVGAFLTHCGWNSVTEAISVGVPMITWPVHSDQFYNEKLITHVRGIGVEVGADEWITTAFRDMKKLVKRDFIKKAMRRLMDGGDEAVQIRNKAQELAKIAKDVVREGGSSHDNLTTLIDELKHLRDNRVPKQL, encoded by the coding sequence ATGCAAAAGCACAAAGGCAGTGTCTCAGCCACAACAATGGATAAACCACTCAAACTTTACTTCATTCCATACTTAGCAGCAGGGCACATGATCCCTTTATGTGACATAGCTTCTCTCTTTGCTTCACGTGGTCACTTTGTTACAATCATAACCACTCATTCAAATGCTAAAATCCTTCCcaaatctaacaacaacttcaactttCAAACCTTTCAATTCCCTTCCCAAGAAGTTGGCCTCCCCGATGGCATCGAAAACCTCTCTTCCGTCAGTACCATCGATGAAGGCTGGAAAATCTACCATGCCACCACACTGCTCCACGGACTAATTGAGAATTTCGTGGAGCAGCACCCACCTGATTGCATCGTGGCGGATTTTTTATTCCCGTGGGCTGATGAGCTAGCAAAGAAGCTGCACATTCCGAGATTCGTGTTCAACGGTTTCTCACTCTTTACCATATGTGCCATGGAATCCCTCAAATTGCACCCTCTCCCTGAGGATGCTTCTGGTTCTTTTGTTATTCCGAATTTTCCTTACGATATTGTCATTAATTCAACACCACCCTTGGAGTCCAAGTCTTTTATGGATCCTCTGCTCACCGTAGCGCTCAAAAGCGATGGCTTCATCATCAATAGCTTTGTGGAGCTGGATGGAAAAGAGTATGTTGAGTATTACGAGAAAACCATCGGTCACAAGGCTTGGCATCTTGGTCCGGCCTCTCTTGTTCGCAAAACTACTCAAGAGAAGGCAAATAGAGGAGGGGAAAGCGAAATGAGCGTGCAAAAGTATTTGAATTGGTTGAACTCGAAGCAAGATAACTCAGTGCTTTACATTAGCTTTGGAACAATTTGTTACTTCCCAGATAAGCAATTGTATGAGATTGCAAGCGCGATAGAAGAATCAGGTTATGAATTCATATGGGTTGTCCCAGAAAAGAAGGGGAAGGAGAACGAGAGTGATGAGGAGAAGGAAAAATGGTTACCCAGGGAGTTTGAAGAGAGGAATAAGGGGATGATTGTAAGGGGATGGGCGCCGCAGATGGTTATATTAGGGCATCCTGCCGTTGGCGCGTTTTTGACACATTGTGGGTGGAACTCTGTGACGGAGGCTATTAGTGTAGGGGTTCCGATGATCACGTGGCCGGTGCATAGTGATCAGTTCTACAATGAGAAGCTCATAACTCATGTGCGTGGGATAGGAGTGGAAGTAGGTGCAGATGAGTGGATCACAACAGCTTTTCGAGATATGAAAAAGTTGGTGAAGAGAGATTTTATAAAGAAGGCTATGAGAAGGTTGATGGATGGGGGTGATGAAGCTGTCCAAATTAGAAACAAAGCCCAAGAGTTAGCAAAAATTGCTAAAGATGTTGTTCGTGAAGGTGGCTCATCTCATGACAATTTGACGACTTTGATTGATGAACTTAAGCATTTAAGAGACAATAGGGTGCCTAAACAACTATGA